Proteins encoded by one window of Mesorhizobium sp. INR15:
- a CDS encoding DeoR/GlpR family DNA-binding transcription regulator — protein sequence MDPSRLTKKERHDLILSEVRRSASIRISKLARRIGVAGETIRRDLIELGEAGLLNRTYGGATISLVTSEPVISERGLTMVEERARVGRGAADLVEKSQIVMIDGGSTTYEVARNLSQLKRDLTIITNSIGVASVVGANPTFRVILCPGTYDSREASVLGEDTVEFVRRYNADIAIIGASGVTADGPSDMITGAAAVKRAMISRSLSTVLVVTNDKFGRASLERVCGLGDIADIVTDSEPQAELRAAIEAAGTELHVFPGNP from the coding sequence ATGGACCCAAGCCGATTGACGAAGAAAGAGCGGCACGACCTCATTCTTTCGGAAGTGCGGCGGTCGGCTTCGATCCGGATTTCCAAGCTGGCAAGGCGCATAGGCGTCGCCGGCGAGACGATCCGCCGAGATCTTATCGAACTCGGCGAGGCCGGGCTTCTCAACCGCACCTATGGCGGCGCGACGATCTCCCTGGTGACATCCGAGCCGGTCATTTCCGAGCGCGGCCTGACCATGGTCGAGGAGCGCGCCCGGGTTGGGCGCGGTGCCGCGGATCTCGTCGAAAAGAGCCAGATCGTGATGATTGACGGCGGCTCGACAACCTATGAGGTGGCGCGCAATCTGTCGCAGCTAAAGCGTGACCTGACCATTATCACCAACTCGATCGGCGTCGCATCGGTTGTGGGTGCCAACCCGACGTTCCGCGTCATCCTTTGCCCCGGAACCTATGACAGCCGCGAAGCCAGCGTGTTGGGCGAAGATACCGTCGAGTTCGTGCGGCGCTACAATGCCGACATCGCCATCATCGGCGCATCAGGTGTCACAGCGGATGGTCCAAGCGACATGATCACGGGCGCGGCCGCGGTCAAGCGGGCTATGATCTCGCGTTCGCTGTCGACGGTTCTGGTGGTGACCAACGACAAATTCGGCCGTGCCAGCCTCGAGCGTGTCTGTGGGCTTGGCGACATTGCCGATATCGTCACCGATTCTGAACCGCAGGCCGAGTTGCGCGCGGCGATCGAAGCGGCCGGCACGGAGCTGCACGTCTTTCCCGGCAATCCATAG
- a CDS encoding L-2-amino-thiazoline-4-carboxylic acid hydrolase, giving the protein MTDPEARAEKLSRELDSAFSNRADLYRLFLEQLTGELGAEKAEAIMIKAIEQRGKEVAAAAFASFGPNDARAIGEAFLAISPDGGLMYPTDVERSDERIAFKVKRCPLKDAWVDAGVGDEKLATLCRIAGAFDRGLFEATGVRFDNVTWTPGHGSGCCHIALTNRDVG; this is encoded by the coding sequence ATGACCGACCCCGAAGCCAGAGCCGAAAAACTGTCGCGCGAGCTTGATTCCGCCTTTAGCAACCGGGCCGACCTCTACCGCCTGTTCCTCGAGCAATTGACCGGGGAACTCGGCGCCGAGAAGGCCGAGGCTATCATGATCAAAGCGATCGAGCAGCGCGGCAAGGAAGTGGCCGCTGCGGCCTTTGCCAGCTTCGGTCCGAACGACGCCCGTGCCATCGGCGAGGCATTCCTGGCGATCAGCCCTGATGGTGGCCTGATGTATCCGACCGATGTCGAGCGCAGCGATGAGCGCATCGCTTTCAAGGTCAAACGCTGCCCGCTGAAAGACGCCTGGGTCGACGCCGGCGTCGGCGACGAAAAGCTCGCCACACTGTGCCGCATTGCCGGCGCCTTCGATCGCGGCCTGTTCGAGGCGACCGGAGTGCGTTTCGACAACGTCACCTGGACGCCAGGTCATGGCTCCGGCTGCTGCCATATCGCGCTGACCAACAGGGATGTCGGCTAG